The Caenorhabditis elegans chromosome I genome includes the window TTTAataaaaagtgagttttaaagAGTAGAGAAGGGAAGAGAAGAGGAgaagcgccagtggggattttgtctaaatataCTTATAATGACCCaaaacgaccgaatatcataataaaacacttcaaaaaattgttgatttttcataatttctttttggcaaattgccaaaattttgaaaaaaacgagcttttgaggaaatttagagaaatgtcgcatgttttgaccgctacaatgttttaataaaaataatttaaacaaaattaaaacataagaaatgaatatatttacatttgaatatataaaaaataatttttatttttgtcgatttccaaaattatgagtggcaaaaagtgagtaattgccactttttgacaatgaataaaaatttttcaaaatttttttgaaaagttttatcatgatatttggtccaTTTGGGATCAAAGGAGTGGTTtctaacaatttccccactggggctgctccacctttaatatctcttgaatgaaaattgttttcccacatttttcgaattttgaatagttttttttcttcaattttccacaaGTTGAAGCCACTTGTAGAGCAATTTCGCTATTGATAATTCAACTATATTCTAGATTTCGTCGAAATCTGGCACCAAATATGAGTCGATGGAGCAGCTACCTACTCGGAGATCGGATTCGGATGATGTTTGTATTAAAAGGGACAGTGAGAACTGATTTTCTTGCCGAGTAAGAAACAGTTgaacttgaaattaaaaaaaacttaaatgaattttcagaattgaaaaatctggcACCGTTCAACTGGATGACCAGCGCCGAATTGTCAGATATGCATCAAATGATGGAATGATAGAGTTGGAAGAGAAGACGTCGGGAGTGAAGAGAAGAAGGTCGACCAAATCCAGCAATACACCTACAAAAAGACGCGAAATCACTGAGAATGAGTTGTCTGACACGGATGATGTAGAAGTTATGGAAATAGTTGATGGCTACGTGGAACAGGAATCTGCATCGTTTGATTTCGAGGAATTGGTCAATCGAGAAGCGTCATACAATCTGGATCAAGGGCACCTCTACCGTGAGATTCTAGAGGCTCCACTCCTTGAAAATCGAGATTCCAAATTCAATCCTTTCAATGCAAAGAGTGGTCGGCAGGCAGAGGTTCAAAGATctggaacttttttaaacgaatCGGAAGGTACTTCTACAAATGCACAAGAATCTTTCGTCTTCCGTGGCTTCTTGAAGCAGGAGCCTGTATTTGAGCAATTCCATATTCAAAACATGTCAAACAACCTGGTGAATCTACCCATTCCACCAGAGATTGAGGAAACCCCAGTTCAAGAAGGTCACCATGTTGAGCCATCGGGAATCACTGGATCTGACGGGATTAGACTTcacaagtttttgaattcGTTAGAACTCATGCTCACATCTCTCGAATCAGATACTCTAAACGATTTAATGCAAGAGATTGAAGAGATTCGCCGTCGAACAGATGAGGTAGTTGaagaatcaaattttccaataaattatcttttttttcagattcttccaTCGGAGCTAGTGATTACTACCCTCCAGACATTCTTTTTGGGAATCACTCGAAAGTTTCGGCCGGAAACCTCAGCACCGAGCAAATCAGCAAAAGAGTGTCTGAGAATCTTCAAATATGCTCTCCTTTGGCTTAAAAACCCGTTGCTTTACGATCTACAAAAGAGAGTTCAGgacgaaattgaaaatcacgAAGCGGATGGAAAGGTATTAGATTGAGTTATTAACcaatcaaaattatatttaaatattcaggTTCTCCTAATCGCTGACGTCCAGCAAGGTATTCGCAATATTCTTTTCACTGTTGTTTAATTCACCTGTACTTTTCATAATTATCCTTTTTTCTCGTGATTTCACCATGACTCTATTCACCTTTTAcggtttcgttttttttccaattttttaagagCCCTCCACTGTTAATTCTACTGTTATATGACTGgtatttttctcacaaattgAACGGTTTTACGATTTATTTAAGTTTCtatcactgaaaaatctttgATAATAAAtcggaagttaattttttttatagaatgGATAGATCAATTGTCACAAGTGAAATACATCACATTGtttcattaatttaaaatcttttttcctttattataaaatcaataaaagagCGGAAATAACAATCTGCATCAACATTAAGTGCGGCACAGAAATGTGGGCGGGGTTAAAAGGCAAAAgtgcggaaattcaaatgaagaaattagcaaaatttaacaattctCCAAAACCAGTGGTTTTTCAAtgttatagaattttttaaatattaactGTTTAAGTTCTTTAACCAGGctgagcgtgctgacgtcacaatttttggcaaagaaaatcccacattttttgtagatcaatccAAAATGGGACTCTTTGACACGATGATCTGAATTGTATTATGTAAGAAATTAAATagttttctcataattttaggtttcaaaaatgtatgatCTAAAATTCTAGTAAACCttgaatttgactttttttggaagataCATTGACTAGACGTTTACCGTCGTCATCCAAAACTTgtgttttattcattttcgaTTTGGAATACTTCTgatagaaatttcaatttattccaGCTGTTAAAAGTACGTACACACTTATCACCTGTTACTTTTCCCAACCAGCAAGAACGTTTGTTAACAGAATTAATTTGTAAATACTAAGCCAATTATGGTTTTATGTGACAACGGGAACTAAAAACACTTGTGGGTGCACCACATTACGTCCCGTGCACCCAAAAATAACTGCaaagaactttttgaaattgaacgatgttaataatattttcaaattatttctgtTGCAGCCCAAATAggatatttgaattattatagGTGTTGTTAAGCCATCAAATGCAATTGTACCAGCTATTAAATATATTATTAAGTTTTCTGCAGTGGATATAAATATTATTAGCATAATAaccatctgaaattaaaaatttagaggGCTTTTCTTATCGATATGGGCTTCTCTATGTGTATTGTTTTTTAAGCTCTTCCGAGAACATATACTAAAATTGGACTAATACAGAGAAGATTAGCATGGCCCCTGCGCAAGGATAACACGCAAAAGTAGACGTTCCAACCGACACGCCTCTTtagttgttttgaaaaatcgaaaaaagttcaaaaaaagtttacctAACAATTTCTTGATATCgttaaaaatttctcgaaaaaatgaacCAACAGATTCTTTCGAAGTTGCgcgaaaaaaaggttttcagtTATGTT containing:
- the B0205.9 gene encoding SPK domain-containing protein (Confirmed by transcript evidence), giving the protein MSYDANLTKYMDFLVKKTKNAAEPTTFKEIFDEYSRLDPDRSTYSMCYDKFHHRLAPIMNELNTYSIRERVRVMLTMGGKVSKDFLTTIEKLGTVQLDEKRRILKYASKDGKFKIEGARSEFMDFLIQQTRDAVRPMTSTSIAKEFCRIKDRQVSVDTFNKKFRRNLAPNMSRWSSYLLGDRIRMMFVLKGTVRTDFLAEIEKSGTVQLDDQRRIVRYASNDGMIELEEKTSGVKRRRSTKSSNTPTKRREITENELSDTDDVEVMEIVDGYVEQESASFDFEELVNREASYNLDQGHLYREILEAPLLENRDSKFNPFNAKSGRQAEVQRSGTFLNESEGTSTNAQESFVFRGFLKQEPVFEQFHIQNMSNNLVNLPIPPEIEETPVQEGHHVEPSGITGSDGIRLHKFLNSLELMLTSLESDTLNDLMQEIEEIRRRTDEILPSELVITTLQTFFLGITRKFRPETSAPSKSAKECLRIFKYALLWLKNPLLYDLQKRVQDEIENHEADGKVLLIADVQQGIRNILFTVV